A segment of the Catenuloplanes nepalensis genome:
GTGAGCTGCACGCGGCCTGCGCGGAGCTGGGCGTCACCGACGTGGTCCAGCTCGGCTTCCCGGACGGTGCGCTGACCGCGAACCACGACGCGCTCACGGCCCGGCTCCGCGCGCTCGTCGAGGACCGCCGCCCCGGCCACGTGCTGCTGCCGTGCCGCGAGGACGCGCACCCCGACCACCGCGCGCTGCACCACGCGGGGCTGGCGGCCGGGCCGGCGCGCGCGCTCGCGTACCCCGTCTGGGCATGGTTCGAAGGTCCGGTCTTTCCCGCCGCGGCGGCGGGCGAGCGGGCCCGGCTGTGGGCGTGGGCGGCATCCCGGTCCGGCTGGCTGCGCGTGACGTGCGGCCCGTTCCTGGACGCGAAACGGCAGGCGATCGCCGCGTATGCGAGCCAGACCACGAACCTGACCGGCGAACCCGGCTGGAGCCACCTCGACCCCCGGTTCGTGGCCGCGTTCCTCGGCCCGCACGAGCTGTTCCGCGCCCCTTGACCTCACGCGCGGTTGAGGTTCGAGACTGAGCCCGTCGACGGGCGAGGGCGGGGGACATCATGAAGGCGGCGCTGTACCGGCGGACCGGCGGGCCCGAGGTGCTGGAGTGGGACGACATCGAGACACCGCGGGCCGGGCCGGGGGAGGTGCGCGTGCGGGTGCGCGCGGCCGGCGTCCAGCCGATCGACTGCGCGGTCCGCTCCGGGTTCACCCCGGCGTGGCTGAAACCGGACCTGCCCGGAATCCCCGGCAACGAGTTCGCCGGCGTCGTCGACCAGGCCGGAGCAGGCTTCGAGGAGGGCGACGAGGTGCTCGGCTTCGGCTTCATGCGCGCGGCCGCGGAGTACGTCGTGGTCCCCGCCGCCCAGCTGACCCGGAAACCGGCCGCGATGCCGTGGGAGGTCGCCGGCGGTTTCAGCGGCGCCGCCCAGACCGCCCACATCGCACACGAGCTGCTGCACCCGGCGTCCGGCGAGACGATGCTGGTGCACGGCGCGGCCGGAGCCGTCGGCGGAGTCGCCGTCCAGTTAGCCTCAAGATCAAAGACCCGCGTCGTGGGTACGGCGAGCGCCGCCAACCGGGAATATCTGCGCTCGCTCGGCGTGGAACCGGTCGTCTACGGCCCCGGCCTGGCCGACCGCCTCCGCCCGCTGCTCCCTTCCGGTGCCGACGTGGTGCTGGACGGCGCCGGTGGCGAGGCCCTCGACGTGTCCCTGGAGCTGTGCGCCGACCGCACCCGCATCCTCACGCTGGCCGACCACGGCCGCGCCGCCGAGCTGGGCGTCCGCACCACGCGGAACCTGCGCTCCGCCGGCCGGCTCGCCGAGCTGGCCGCGCTCTACGCCGCCGGCGAGCTGCGCTTCCCGATCCGCCGCACCTACCCGATGTCCGAGGCCGCGGCCGCGCACCGCGAGGTCGAGACCGGCCACGGCCGCGGCAAGGTCGTCCTGGTCGCATGAGGATCGGCGTCATCCTGCCCTCGGTCGAGGTCCAGCGCCGCGACGATCTGGACCTGGCCACGGCGGCCCGGCACGCGGAGGACGCCGGCCTGGACAGCGTCTGGCACGGCGACCACCTCGCGACCGGGACACCGACGGTGGAGTGCACGATCGCGCTCGCGGTCGCCGCGACCGCGACCTGCCGGATCAGCATCGGGGCGAGCGTGTTCGTACCGGCGATCCGCCCGCTGGCCTGGGCCGCGAAGGCGATCGCGAGCCTTCAGCTGATCTCCGGCGACCGCCTGCTGCTCGGCATCGGCTCCGGCGGCGGCCCAGCCCAGTGGGCCGCCGCCGGCATCCCCTTCCCCGACCGCGGCCCGCGCACCGACACCGCCCTGCGTCTGCTGCCCGCCCTGCTCACCGGCGACCCGGTGACGCTGCCCGGCGGCGATCCAGTCACGCCGCCTGCCGGCGGCCCGGCGATGCCGCGGGCCTGTGGCCCGGCGATGCCGCCTGCCGGCGATCCAGCCATGCCGCGGGCCTGTGGCCCGGCGATGCCGCGGGCCGGCGATGCGGGGACGGCGCCGGGTGTGGCCGAGGTGACGCTCGCGCCTGGCGTGGCCGTGCCGCCGCTGTGGGTCGGCAACGCCTCGCCGGTCGCGATCGACCGCGCGGCCCGGCTCGGCGACGGCTGGTTCCCGTCGCTGATCACTCCAGCGGCGCTGGCCGCGGGCCGGGAACGGCTGGTCGCGGCGGCTTCGGCGTCCGGCCGGCCCGAACCGGCCATCACGATCGGCGCGGTCGCCGCGCTCGGTGGCGCACCGGGCACACCCACGCGGGACGACCTGGCCACCCGAATCGCCGCCGCCTACCGGCACATCGCCCGCGACGCCGCGGCCATCCCGCTCACCGGCACCCCGGCCGAGGCCGCCGAGCGCATCGCGGAGTACGCCGCGAACGGCGCCACCCACCTGGTCGCCGGCGTCTCCGGCCCGGACTGGCGCGCCCAGACCGACCTGCTCGCCGAGGTCCGCCGGCAGCTGTAGGAAGCCGGGGCCGGCGAAATGTGGTCACGATTCCGTGTGGCGCGGAGTACCACTACCTTCGCTGCTGTCCAGGGCAATTGTCCGTTCTGACGCATGCAGGGTTTCCTGTTCACCGTCAGGTCACGGTGAATGTCGTCGCGGCCTTGGTTGTGACGCCGTCTCGGTATCGTCGACGATAGGTGGCCGGGGGGACGCCTTGGTTACGGGCGAACGCGCGTGAGAAGGCGAACTCCGAGGTGTAGCCGACTTGAGCGGCGATGCTGCGGACCGGAGCGTCATCCGATCGAAGGCGTTGTGCGGCAAGCTGCATGCGCCAGCGAGTGAGGTACTCCAACGGTGGGACGCCGACGATATCGGTGAAGCGCCGCGCGAACCCGGATCGCGACATCGCGGCCTCAGTGGCCAAGCCGGCGACGGTCCATACCTGTTCAGGCCGTTCGTGCATGGCCCTGAGCACGGGCGCCAAGACGGGATCGCGCAGCGCCGACGCCCAGCCGGTCGCGTCCGAAGAACTGAGCCACGCGCGCAGCACTGAGAGCATCAACAGGTCGAGCAGGCTGCCGAGCATGGTGTCTCGGCCGGGTCGCGATCGAGTGATCTCATCAACGACGACCTGGGTGAGGGCCCGCGTGGAGGCCCCGCCTTCGCGGTGTTCGTGGTGGACGTCAGGATCCGTACCGACTGACGGACTCCCGCCGAGCGGAGGAGCCTGTGCCTCGTGGCGGCGTCCGCTCGTGGCCTGACTGCGCACGACGTATACATCAGGCAGGTCGGCCAACAGCGGGTGGCGCCACGTGTCCTCGATGTCGTAAGCGCCGCAGATCAGCGATGCGCCGCCGGAACCCGGGGGAACGCTCACCCGATGCGCGCTGCCGCGGGGGAAGAACGCAAGGTCCCCGGGCGCGAGGGTGAGGACGGGACCGCCACTCAGGTCGATCTGGGCCTGCCCTGCCACGGCGAGGCGGAACCCGGCGACATGAGCGGTGTCGGGCCAGTCTGCCGTCCCGTTGTCTTCGACGACCCACAGGGCGGTGTGCACACGACCGAGGCGAAGTGCGCCGACAACGTCATCCAGGAGGTCCACGCCCCCAGGATAATGGACGCACGGACAAAGATTGAGGATTCTTGACCATGGAGCGTCCGGCTCCGGCGGTGCAGAGTGGCTCATATCGCTCGGTGGGAGCACCCGATCTCCTGGCTCGGTTGCTTCTCGATCTCTTCGGTGAGATCGACGAGTGAGCGCGGGCGATCGGCGGTGCGAAGCGCCCCCGACCTGCTTCATCCGTAGAAGAGGAAAGGCAATGCCAAGACAATGACAAACGCCACCGAAGGACTGCCGGATGATGTCCGAATCGTTGCCCAGCGGACGTACAGAAGTCATCTCGAACTCCTCTCCAGCGGGCGTATCGATGAGTGGGTCGATCTGTTCGCCGAGGACGCGGTCTATGAACTCCCTTATGCTCTCGACGGTGAGCCCTCGCGGCTGACCGGGAAGGTGGAGTTGAAGAACTACATGTCCGACTTCCCGAAGACCTTCCGGATAGAGTTCGTCGATCTGCGATTCCACGAGACGGTCGATCCGTCGCTCGTGGTGGCCGAGGCCCGCGGTCAAAACATTCATCTCGCCTCCGGTCGTCCCTACAACCAGACGTACATCAACGTGGTTGAGACCAGGAACGGCAGGTTCACTCACTTCAAGGACTTCATGAATCCGCTCGTGCTGATGAAGGCGCTCGGCCTGGGGCCGGCAGTCGGGCGATGACACGGTCTCGATGTTGAATCGACAGAAGTCGGTCGCGCCTGCGGTTCCGTTGAGGCAACAGGCGGCGACATCGTCAACTGATCGACTTCTCTCGGCCCGGACCACCGACAGAACCCGGACCCACCGACCGAATCGCACGATTCGCGCGATGGGCTTGTAGTGCTACCGGGTGTTTTTTGGGAATTGCCATCAGAGTTCGGCTTGCACTTCAGTAGGGGAAGGCGACTTATGAGCGACAACAGTGACGGAAATGTCGAACTGGTAGAAAGATTCATCGCCGCTCTCGATGTTTCGGACACCGAGACGATGGATGGAATGATTCATGATGATTTCTACTTCGAGATGCCTTTCGCACCCGACCTTCTTCCGCGTCTGCATGTCGGTCGCGAGAAATCCATCGCCTTCTTCAAGTCGATGGATGCCTGGTGGGATAGGGCAAACTTCAAGGACCTGAAGGTGGATGTCATCGGCGGCGACGAGGGTCGCCTTGTTGCCACTTACAGATCAGAAACGGTTTATGCCTCGACCGGCACGCAATATCGGAATAGCTACATCTCGCTCTTTTCCGTGACCGACGGAAAGCTGTCGTACATGAAGGAACATTTCGATCCGATCGCGCCGATCGTCGCTCTCGGCGGCAGCGTCAATCCGCCGTCGATGCCGGGCTGATGGCACCGTGCGGTTCGCGACTCACATCCCGTCTCGGCTGAAGCGGCCGGTGCCGGCGCACGGGGTGGCTTCGGCGACTGACGGCAGCGCCTATGTGGGCAATCGCGACCTCGATCTGATCCGGACGGTCAATCCGCGTCCGCAGCCGCTGGAGGACCGGCTGACCGCGCGCCGCGCGGAGGTGACCGCCGCGCTCTGAGCGCCGTGCCGTTCCCCCGCGCCGCGGGGGAACGGCCGTAGGATCAGGCACGTGCCGGCGCCCGAGGATGTCGATGTGGAGCAGCGTCTGCGCCGCTTGCGGGCCCTGACCGACAGCGGACTGTCCCGGCTGCGCGGTACGGAGCTGACCGACGTGCTGCTTGAGCGTGTCCGCACCGTGCTCGGCGCCGACACCGCCGTGGTGCTGCTGCTCGACCCGCACGCGCGCCAGCTGGCCGTGACCGCGGCGAAGGGCCTGGAGGAGGAGGTCCGCCGGCGCATCCGGATCCCGCTCGGTGCCGGCTTCGCCGGGCGGATCGCATCGACCGGCGTGCCCGTGACGATCGCCGAGGTCACCGCGGCCGACGTCGCCAGCCCGATCCTGATCGACGCGGGCGTGCGGTCGCTGCTGGGCGTGCCGATGTTCGCCGACGGCGAGGTGGCCGGCGTGCTGCACGTCGGCACCCGCACGCCGCGTCGCTTCACCGCCGAGGACGTCGAGCTGCTCGAACTGTGCGCGGACCGGATCGGTACGGCCACCGTGGCCGTGTCCCGGGGTCTGGATCACACGGCCGCGCTCGCGTTGCAGCGCAGCCTGCTGCCGACCCGGCTGCCGGACGTGGCCGGCCTGGAACTGGCCGCGCGCTACGTGCCCGGTCACGACGCCGGTGTCGGCGGCGACTGGTACGACGTGTTTCCGCTGCCGGGCGACCGTCTCGGACTGGTGATCGGCGACGTCTCCGGCCACGGTCTGGCCGCGGCCGTCGTGATGGGACGGTTGCGCAGCGCGCTGCGCGCCTACGCGCTGACCTCCGCCGATCCGGCCGCGGTCCTCACCCACCTCGATCACAAGGTTCACCACTTCGAGGCCGGCAGCCTCACCACCGTCGCCTATGCCGTTATCAGCCCGGACCGCACCGAGGTCCGCCTCTCCCTGGCCGGCCACCTGCCGCCGGTCCTGGCCGTCCCCGGCTGCCCGGCCGCTCCGGTCGCGATCCCGGTCGACGCGCCGCTCGGCCTGCGCCCCAGCCACCCGGCACGCCGCACCACGCCGATCCCGTTGCCCCCGGGCGGCCTGCTCATCTGCTACACCGACGGCCTGGTCGAACGCCGCACCGAGATCATCGACGAGGGCATCCAGCGCCTGGCCGCGGCCATCCACCCCGGCTCGGCCGAGGAGACCTGCGCCAAGATCATGACCCTGCTCGGTCTGGAGCAGCCCGCGGACGACATCGCCATGCTCGCGGTGCACCGAAAACCATGAACAAGGAGGCTTATTCAGCGTCGCCCTCGTCAGGCGGCCCGGCCTGCGGCAACGCGGCGTTGGCGCGCCGCGCTGAATAAGCCTCAAGGAGGGTTATTCAGCACGCTACGCGCTGACAGCCCTGGCCTGCGGCGACGCGGCTTCGGCTCGCCCGCTGAACAAGCCTCAAGGAGTCTTGTTCAGCGCAGCGAACCGGCACCGCGTTGCCGCAGGCCGCGGTCTGACGAGGGCGGCGCTGAATAAGTCGCTTGGAAGCGGCCACGTGTCGCAAATCGTTGTTGAAAGCGCTGGATGACAACGATGTGCGACACGTGATCAACTCCCGGCCTCGGCCATACTGAGCCTTCGGCGTCAGAGTGAGCGGCGCTCCGCAGCGACGAACCCCTATATCGCGAAATTTCGGGCGCGCAGCGCCCGGACGGCCACCGCCGCTCGAACCTCGACTTCGACAGGTCGGTAATGGCGATATTTCGGGTGTGAAGCGTCGGCCGCCTTGCCGTCCCGGCCGGGTCTGGCCGGCCGGGTCTGGCCGGCCGGGTCTGGCCGGCCGGGTCTGGCCGGCCGGGTCTGGCCGGCCGGGTCTGGCCGGCCGGGTCTGGCCGGCCGGGTCTGGCCGGCCGGGTCGGACCGGCCGGGTCGGACCGGCCGGGTTTGGCCGGCCGGGGTCAGGAGGCGTAGCGGCGTTCCGCGCGGGCGCGGGCTTTCGCGGCCTCGACGTCGCGGTCCTTCGGCGGGGCGGCGGTGACCAGGCCGTCCAGGAGCGCCTGGGTGGCCGCCACGACCGCCGCCACCGCCGCGTCGAAGACCTCCTGGTTGGCCTGGGACGGCTTGGTGGTCCCGGCGATCTTCCGGACGTACTGCAGGGCCGCGGCGTGCACCTCGTCGGGGGTGGCGGGCGGTGCGAAGTTGTGCAACGGGTGGATGCTGCGGCACATGCGCGTTCCTCCTGAGACGTACGTCGCCGACCGGCAGCGTACCGCGCACGACGGGTGCTGCCGGCGCCCTACTTCGGGCGGGTCTTGCTGTAGTACAGACGGCTGACGATGTGCCGTTCGACCGCGTCGTAGACCCGCACGGAGTAGCGGAAGTAGCTGCCGGATTCGTGAAAGACCTGCAGGCCGTCGTGGAGCGGGCCGAGCACCGTTCCCTGCGCGTGCGACGGCGGGCGCCAGGCACGGGTGCTCCGGCCGCGCACCGACCGCAGGATGTTGCGGGCGACCAGCTGCGCGCCGAAGTTGCGGGCGGTGGCGCGCAGCGGGTCGGTGGCCGCCACGTCACCCACGGCCCAGATCCCGTCATGGCCGGGCACGCTCAGGTCGGGGCCGACCCGGACGAATCCGTCCGCGTCGAGTAGGCCGGACGGCAGCCACTCCGTGTTGGGGCGGACCCGGCCGGTCGCCCACAGAACGAGCGCGGCCTCGGCCGGTGGCTGGCCGGTGGTGAAGCGGACCGGTCCCGGGGACGGTGCCAGGTCGGGTGGCGTCTCCGCGCGGTGGTGCGGGTGCAGGTGCACGCCGAGCCTTTCGAGCTGGGGCCGTACCGTGTCCCAGACCCGGGGGTGGTGCCGGGTCAGGCCGCGGTCGCCGGGGAAGTAGACCGACACCGGCTTGCCCGGGAACGTCTCGGCGAGCTGAGCGGCGTAGCTCATCGCGGCCGGGCCGCCGCCCACGACGGCGATCGACTCGGCGGACGCGACCTGGGCGTGCCTCGCGTGCAGGGTCTCGTCGATGCCGGCCTGATCCTGCAGGTCCGGGCTGCGCCAGACGCCGTTGCGCACGCCGGTGGCGATCAGCAGCACGTCGTACGGTTCGCGGGTGGTGGCGCCGTCGGCCGTCTGCACGGTGACCTCCCGGGCGCCCTCGTCGAGGCCGGTGACCGTGCCGTGCACCTGCCGGACCCGGTCCATGGCCGGGAAGCGGGAGAACGCGATGTTGTACTGGTCCGCCCATCGTTCGGGGCGGGCCAGCTGCAGACCGACGTCCCGGCCGCTCAGCCACGCCGCCTTCGTGGTGATCCCCACCAGGTCGAGAAGGCGATGATGCCGGGCCAGTTTGATCGCGGCGATGAGCCCGGTGTCACCGAGCCCCGCGACGACGACCCTGACCCGTTCGGCTGTTCCCGGCACAGTTGACCTTCATTTCACCCGGCGCGTTCGCGCACGCTTCCGGGACCGCGTGTGCGATCCCGGCAGTAGGACGAGCGGGACGAGCCGTGGGTTCAGAACGCCTGCGTCACCGAGCGCAGGCTCATCGAGGCGGGCCTCGATCGGCGGAAATCGGAGCGGGTACGCGCGTTTCGCCGGGAGCGCGCCCGGATGCCCGGCATGATCGGTTGGGGGAGTGGCCGATCCGGAAGGCTGACGAGCGCATGAAGCTGCACACCGAGACGGCGGCGGGGGCCGAGGGGGCGACGGCCGTCCTGGCGGACGCGTTCGGCCTGACCGAGGCCGAGGCGGAGGCGCGGCGGCGCAGGGGTGAGGCCAACACGGCGGTACGCGGTGGGTCGCGCGGCTACGGCGAGATCCTGCGGACGAACGTGTTCTCGTTCTTCAACCTGGTGCTGTTCGTGATCGGCGCGACGCTGCTCGCGCTCGGACGCTACAGCGACGCCCTGATCAGCGTCGGGCTCGGCCTGATCAACGCGGTGATCAGCACGGTGCAGGAGGTCCGCGCCAAACGGAAGCTCGACCAGCTCCAGCTGCTGGAACGCACGACCGTCGTGGTCGTCCGGGACGGCGTGGAGCGGACGATCGGCCCGGACCGGGTGGTCCGCGGCGACATGCTGCGCGTGCGGTCCGGCGATCAGATCGTGGTGGACGGCCCGCTGCTGGCCGGTGGCCGGGTCGAGGCGGACGAGTCGCTGCTGACCGGCGAGGCCGATCCGGTGGTCAAGGAGCCCGGCGACGTGCTGCTCTCCGGCAGCCACTGCGTCGCCGGTGACGGCCA
Coding sequences within it:
- a CDS encoding PIG-L deacetylase family protein, whose amino-acid sequence is MSREPAHPAIGDRFGSSVVGVATRVVRAAGTRWRRRVAARATDATDTLTRHPLMVLAPHPDDETFGCGALIARARANGTPVTVVVATDGARSTTSARLSAAGLARLRAGELHAACAELGVTDVVQLGFPDGALTANHDALTARLRALVEDRRPGHVLLPCREDAHPDHRALHHAGLAAGPARALAYPVWAWFEGPVFPAAAAGERARLWAWAASRSGWLRVTCGPFLDAKRQAIAAYASQTTNLTGEPGWSHLDPRFVAAFLGPHELFRAP
- a CDS encoding NADP-dependent oxidoreductase: MKAALYRRTGGPEVLEWDDIETPRAGPGEVRVRVRAAGVQPIDCAVRSGFTPAWLKPDLPGIPGNEFAGVVDQAGAGFEEGDEVLGFGFMRAAAEYVVVPAAQLTRKPAAMPWEVAGGFSGAAQTAHIAHELLHPASGETMLVHGAAGAVGGVAVQLASRSKTRVVGTASAANREYLRSLGVEPVVYGPGLADRLRPLLPSGADVVLDGAGGEALDVSLELCADRTRILTLADHGRAAELGVRTTRNLRSAGRLAELAALYAAGELRFPIRRTYPMSEAAAAHREVETGHGRGKVVLVA
- a CDS encoding LLM class flavin-dependent oxidoreductase, whose amino-acid sequence is MRIGVILPSVEVQRRDDLDLATAARHAEDAGLDSVWHGDHLATGTPTVECTIALAVAATATCRISIGASVFVPAIRPLAWAAKAIASLQLISGDRLLLGIGSGGGPAQWAAAGIPFPDRGPRTDTALRLLPALLTGDPVTLPGGDPVTPPAGGPAMPRACGPAMPPAGDPAMPRACGPAMPRAGDAGTAPGVAEVTLAPGVAVPPLWVGNASPVAIDRAARLGDGWFPSLITPAALAAGRERLVAAASASGRPEPAITIGAVAALGGAPGTPTRDDLATRIAAAYRHIARDAAAIPLTGTPAEAAERIAEYAANGATHLVAGVSGPDWRAQTDLLAEVRRQL
- a CDS encoding AraC family transcriptional regulator is translated as MDLLDDVVGALRLGRVHTALWVVEDNGTADWPDTAHVAGFRLAVAGQAQIDLSGGPVLTLAPGDLAFFPRGSAHRVSVPPGSGGASLICGAYDIEDTWRHPLLADLPDVYVVRSQATSGRRHEAQAPPLGGSPSVGTDPDVHHEHREGGASTRALTQVVVDEITRSRPGRDTMLGSLLDLLMLSVLRAWLSSSDATGWASALRDPVLAPVLRAMHERPEQVWTVAGLATEAAMSRSGFARRFTDIVGVPPLEYLTRWRMQLAAQRLRSDDAPVRSIAAQVGYTSEFAFSRAFARNQGVPPATYRRRYRDGVTTKAATTFTVT
- a CDS encoding nuclear transport factor 2 family protein, which encodes MTNATEGLPDDVRIVAQRTYRSHLELLSSGRIDEWVDLFAEDAVYELPYALDGEPSRLTGKVELKNYMSDFPKTFRIEFVDLRFHETVDPSLVVAEARGQNIHLASGRPYNQTYINVVETRNGRFTHFKDFMNPLVLMKALGLGPAVGR
- a CDS encoding nuclear transport factor 2 family protein, whose translation is MSDNSDGNVELVERFIAALDVSDTETMDGMIHDDFYFEMPFAPDLLPRLHVGREKSIAFFKSMDAWWDRANFKDLKVDVIGGDEGRLVATYRSETVYASTGTQYRNSYISLFSVTDGKLSYMKEHFDPIAPIVALGGSVNPPSMPG
- a CDS encoding PP2C family protein-serine/threonine phosphatase, which translates into the protein MPAPEDVDVEQRLRRLRALTDSGLSRLRGTELTDVLLERVRTVLGADTAVVLLLDPHARQLAVTAAKGLEEEVRRRIRIPLGAGFAGRIASTGVPVTIAEVTAADVASPILIDAGVRSLLGVPMFADGEVAGVLHVGTRTPRRFTAEDVELLELCADRIGTATVAVSRGLDHTAALALQRSLLPTRLPDVAGLELAARYVPGHDAGVGGDWYDVFPLPGDRLGLVIGDVSGHGLAAAVVMGRLRSALRAYALTSADPAAVLTHLDHKVHHFEAGSLTTVAYAVISPDRTEVRLSLAGHLPPVLAVPGCPAAPVAIPVDAPLGLRPSHPARRTTPIPLPPGGLLICYTDGLVERRTEIIDEGIQRLAAAIHPGSAEETCAKIMTLLGLEQPADDIAMLAVHRKP
- a CDS encoding DUF2277 domain-containing protein; the encoded protein is MCRSIHPLHNFAPPATPDEVHAAALQYVRKIAGTTKPSQANQEVFDAAVAAVVAATQALLDGLVTAAPPKDRDVEAAKARARAERRYAS
- a CDS encoding FAD-dependent oxidoreductase — encoded protein: MPGTAERVRVVVAGLGDTGLIAAIKLARHHRLLDLVGITTKAAWLSGRDVGLQLARPERWADQYNIAFSRFPAMDRVRQVHGTVTGLDEGAREVTVQTADGATTREPYDVLLIATGVRNGVWRSPDLQDQAGIDETLHARHAQVASAESIAVVGGGPAAMSYAAQLAETFPGKPVSVYFPGDRGLTRHHPRVWDTVRPQLERLGVHLHPHHRAETPPDLAPSPGPVRFTTGQPPAEAALVLWATGRVRPNTEWLPSGLLDADGFVRVGPDLSVPGHDGIWAVGDVAATDPLRATARNFGAQLVARNILRSVRGRSTRAWRPPSHAQGTVLGPLHDGLQVFHESGSYFRYSVRVYDAVERHIVSRLYYSKTRPK